From Deltaproteobacteria bacterium, one genomic window encodes:
- a CDS encoding ATP-binding protein, whose protein sequence is MEEPQQKWKGVPFRLPVEEELIERVSWLIRLRWFAALGVVVTTLVVGTLLRLPTRQVELFFVGVIIAAYNAAFHHRLKVLMRNPSAGVKQFSDFASLQFFVDWLGLVFLVHYSGGIDSPVIFYFIFHAIIASILIPPRACYFHATVGVLLVGTLALLEFYEIIPHVSVPGFLIPHFQQPFYVMGTFFFFASAIYVSIYLATSITRRLWARTRELAKLKQRLESAYYKTQTLYDIAKAATSTLNFTEVLNTIAQQATKAMNAKACSIRLLDEERRQLWVGAAYGLSEEYLSKGPVDLNKSLVDRGALRGKPVAVLDVTKDPGFQYPEEARKEGIRSVLCVPLSVREQTIGVLRMYTGEVHRFTDEEIEFLSTLASQGAVAIENARTYQRLEDLEQAKSDFVFTVAHELKSPVAAIQSILRVLLEGYAGEIFQKQKELIGRAERRLIALQSLIRDLLALGALKGALPETEKTDVILNGVVNRVVDTIHPEVEEKNIEFTVEVPDTLLTIKGNDDDLERLLGNLLENAVKYTPPGGKVRLQLSLDNNTLRLLVADTGIGISPESMPRIFEEFYRAKNAKEMGQEGTGLGLSLVKHIVDRYHGEIGVESKLGEGSTFIVTLPRE, encoded by the coding sequence TTGGAAGAGCCCCAGCAAAAATGGAAGGGAGTTCCTTTTCGTCTGCCTGTGGAAGAGGAGCTTATCGAGCGGGTCTCCTGGCTAATCCGTCTGCGCTGGTTCGCCGCCTTGGGGGTCGTAGTCACCACCCTGGTGGTGGGGACTCTCCTGCGCCTACCGACCCGGCAGGTGGAATTGTTTTTTGTCGGGGTGATCATCGCCGCCTACAACGCCGCCTTCCACCACCGCCTCAAAGTCCTCATGCGCAATCCCTCCGCCGGGGTCAAGCAGTTCAGTGATTTTGCCAGCCTGCAATTTTTCGTAGACTGGCTGGGTCTGGTTTTCCTGGTCCATTATTCGGGAGGGATTGACAGCCCGGTCATCTTTTACTTTATTTTCCACGCCATCATCGCCAGTATCCTCATTCCCCCCAGGGCCTGCTACTTTCATGCTACCGTTGGGGTTCTTCTGGTGGGGACTCTGGCCCTGCTGGAATTCTATGAAATCATCCCCCATGTGTCCGTCCCTGGATTCCTGATTCCCCACTTTCAGCAGCCTTTCTATGTCATGGGCACCTTCTTTTTCTTCGCCAGCGCGATTTATGTCTCCATCTATTTGGCCACTTCTATCACCCGCAGGCTTTGGGCTCGTACGCGCGAGTTGGCCAAACTGAAACAGCGGTTGGAGAGCGCCTATTACAAGACCCAGACCCTTTACGATATCGCCAAGGCGGCCACCTCGACCCTGAATTTTACTGAGGTGCTCAATACGATCGCTCAGCAGGCCACCAAGGCCATGAATGCCAAGGCCTGTTCGATCCGCCTGCTGGATGAGGAACGGCGCCAACTGTGGGTCGGGGCAGCCTACGGGCTGAGCGAGGAATATTTGTCCAAAGGCCCGGTGGATTTAAACAAAAGTTTAGTGGATCGAGGGGCGCTGCGCGGCAAGCCGGTGGCAGTTTTGGACGTAACCAAAGACCCAGGGTTCCAGTATCCCGAAGAAGCCCGGAAGGAAGGAATCCGTTCCGTACTTTGCGTTCCTTTGAGCGTGCGGGAACAAACCATTGGCGTTCTCCGGATGTATACAGGGGAAGTCCACCGCTTCACGGATGAGGAAATCGAATTTCTCTCCACCCTGGCCAGCCAAGGAGCGGTGGCTATCGAGAATGCCCGCACGTATCAGCGTTTGGAAGATCTGGAGCAGGCCAAGTCGGATTTCGTTTTTACAGTGGCCCACGAACTCAAATCACCCGTGGCGGCGATTCAGTCCATCCTCCGGGTTCTCTTGGAAGGATACGCCGGGGAAATTTTTCAAAAGCAAAAGGAACTGATCGGACGGGCGGAACGCAGGCTGATCGCCCTGCAAAGCCTCATCCGCGATCTGCTGGCCCTGGGGGCGCTTAAAGGAGCCCTTCCAGAAACCGAGAAGACCGATGTAATTCTGAATGGAGTCGTAAACCGGGTCGTGGACACCATCCATCCAGAGGTTGAAGAAAAAAATATCGAATTCACCGTAGAAGTCCCGGATACCCTTTTGACCATCAAGGGCAACGATGACGATCTGGAACGCCTGCTGGGTAACTTGTTGGAGAACGCCGTAAAATATACTCCACCGGGTGGCAAAGTGAGGTTACAGCTCAGCTTGGATAATAATACGCTCCGCCTCCTCGTCGCGGACACGGGGATCGGCATCTCGCCTGAATCCATGCCCCGCATATTCGAGGAATTTTATCGGGCTAAGAATGCCAAAGAGATGGGGCAAGAAGGTACGGGACTGGGTCTGTCTTTGGTCAAACATATTGTGGACCGTTACCACGGCGAGATAGGCGTCGAAAGCAAGCTTGGGGAGGGAAGCACTTTTATCGTCACCCTGCCCAGGGAATGA
- a CDS encoding 4Fe-4S dicluster domain-containing protein produces the protein MKITLGDHSRVFGKKISDMIGQNIDGCYQCGKCTAGCPIAYAMESPPHEVIRLVQLGREEEALASHTIWLCASCETCTSRCPKNIDVAAAMDALRVLAFRQGQTGVEKEITLFHKLFLKVIERFGRVNDLQLMGRYNLLTLNPLKDWRLGRKLLAKGKLKLTTPPVKGLQEFQEIIKRVLAKRGEGA, from the coding sequence ATGAAAATTACCTTGGGTGACCATTCTCGGGTTTTTGGTAAAAAGATTAGCGACATGATCGGACAAAACATCGATGGATGTTATCAGTGCGGTAAATGCACGGCCGGCTGCCCGATCGCCTACGCCATGGAATCCCCTCCTCACGAAGTGATCCGCCTGGTGCAATTAGGGCGGGAAGAGGAAGCATTGGCTTCGCACACGATCTGGCTCTGCGCTTCGTGCGAGACCTGTACTTCCCGCTGCCCCAAGAATATTGACGTAGCCGCTGCCATGGATGCCCTGCGGGTCCTGGCCTTTCGCCAGGGACAGACAGGGGTGGAAAAAGAAATCACCCTCTTCCATAAACTCTTCCTGAAAGTCATCGAGCGCTTTGGTCGGGTGAATGACCTCCAGCTGATGGGAAGATATAACCTGCTTACCCTGAATCCGCTGAAGGATTGGCGGTTAGGGCGAAAGCTCTTGGCCAAAGGAAAGCTTAAGCTGACCACCCCCCCGGTGAAAGGGTTGCAGGAATTTCAGGAAATTATCAAGCGTGTTCTGGCCAAGCGGGGGGAGGGGGCATGA